Proteins found in one Hemibagrus wyckioides isolate EC202008001 linkage group LG23, SWU_Hwy_1.0, whole genome shotgun sequence genomic segment:
- the ptprh gene encoding receptor-type tyrosine-protein phosphatase H — MEWIWVLLFLYHFVVPVWGLSTTSVTTATTTKTTLSTPPYLNDVDKVFVINRTETTLALQWNSTNSNYNYTLIYNNQTNNISGSVLGSVVTHTVTNLTSGTEYSFTLYTVSGNDQSTGLKFTAVTNPENVKTISVKNRNETTLILKWNIVKNNSIYNYTLCYNDQNVSISTLKGVSTVTYTAPDLTAGTEYTFILYTVFKGVQSTGYNFTTVTTPKSVKTTSVMNRSETALTLKWDKVDNNSNYNYTLCYNDQNVSISNLEGGSTVTYTVPDLTSGMEYTFILYTVFKGVQSTGYSFTTVTTPEQVDNISVKNRNETALILEWDKVKNNNIYSYTLCYNDQNVSISTLKGVSTVTYTVPDLTAGTEYTFILYTVFKGVQSTANNITTVTTPQNITKISVKNFGETSLILEWNKVNDNTLYNYRLSYNSKNVSISGSNEGSVVTYIVTDLTAGTEYIFTLYTVFKEAESRGSNIAWHTIPNIVTGLHCKYSSGGYGLTLVWDPPNGGRTAVQVNMSSTSFRNTGERLYIDGLLPAQWYTFTASAFSGPMQSIPVSITCQTDPRGVIAGVTSLLLVILILCIGIFIWHHKTNISSLFESSNETKVSSNKYKPIPLKNFPMHFSSMSCDENRGFSAEYEDLSTVGADQSCTVATLPENKGKNRFTNVLAYDSSRVKLAANPGSDSDYINANYIHGYGKKNKQYIAAQGPNPSTVNDFWRMVWEQKSSAIVMLTNCTEGGKIKCEHYWPMDYMPCLYGKLMVTIQSEQKESCWIQREFVLRNESSSEEQAVTHFHFTAWSDHGVPIRTEELIQFRWIVRKHIETFPFSGPTVVHCSAGVGRTGTLIALDMLLQQMDKEEVVNIADCVHRMRLNRPLMVQTQSQYVFLHQCIMESLQPKEDSIPEPIYENSDMIYSNALVLNEYKAANTGV; from the exons ATGGAATGGATTTGGGTGCTGCTCTTTCTGTATCACTTTGTGGTTCCTGTGTGG GGACTCTCAACAACAAGTGTAACTACTGCCACTACCACTAAAACCACACTGTCCACCCCACCAT ATCTTAATGATGTTGACAAAGTTTTTGTAATAAATCGCACTGAAACAACACTAGCATTGCAATGGAACAGCACCAACAGCAATTACAATTACACCCTAATCTACAATAATCAGACAAACAATATCAGTGGATCAGTTCTTGGTTCTGtagtgacacacacagtcacaaatCTTACTTCTGGGACTGAATACAGCTTTACACTCTACACTGTTTCTGGTAATGACCAGAGCACTGGACTCAAATTTACTGCTGTCACAA ACCctgaaaatgttaaaacaaTTTCTGTAAAGAATCGCAATGAGACTACATTAATATTGAAATGGAATATAGTAAAGAACAACAGCATTTACAATTACACACTGTGCTACAATGATCAGAATGTCAGCATCAGTACATTGAAAGGAGTTTCTACAGTGACATACACAGCCCCAGATCTTACTGCTGGCACGGAATACACCTTCATACTCTACACTGTATTTAAAGGAGTTCAGAGCACTGGATACAATTTTACTACTGTCACTA CTCCCAAGAGTGTTAAAACAACTTCTGTAATGAATCGCAGTGAGACTGCATTAACATTGAAATGGGATAAAGTAGACAACAACAGTAATTACAATTACACACTGTGCTACAATGATCAGAACGTCAGCATCAGTAACTTGGAAGGAGGTTCTACAGTGACATACACAGTTCCAGATCTCACTTCTGGCATGGAATACACCTTCATACTCTACACTGTATTTAAAGGAGTTCAGAGCACTGGGTACAGTTTTACTACTGTCACTA CTCCCGAACAGGTTGACAACATATCTGTAAAGAATCGCAATGAGACTGCATTAATATTGGAATGGGATaaagtaaaaaacaacaacatctacagttacacactgtgcTACAATGATCAGAATGTCAGCATCAGTACATTGAAAGGAGTTTCTACAGTGACATACACAGTTCCAGATCTTACTGCTGGCACGGAATACACCTTCATTCTCTACACTGTATTTAAAGGAGTTCAGAGCACTGCGAACAATATTACCACAGTAACTA CTCCCCAAAACATTACCAAGATTTCTGTAAAGAATTTCGGTGAGACTTCATTAATATTGGAATGGAATAAAGTGAACGACAACACCCTTTACAATTACAGACTGAGCTACAATAGTAAGAATGTCAGCATCAGTGGGTCAAATGAAGGTTCTGTTGTGACATACATAGTCACTGATCTTACCGCTGGGACTGAATACATCTTTACTCTCTATACTGTATTTAAAGAAGCGGAAAGCAGAGGTTCCAACATTGCATGGCACACTA TTCCAAATATTGTTACTGGATTACACTGTAAGTATTCATCAGGGGGATATGGTCTAACTCTTGTTTGGGATCCTCCAAATGGTGGGAGGACGGCAGTACAGGTCAACATGAGCAGCACAAGCTTTAGAAACACAGGGGAAAGACTGTATATCGATGGACTGCTGCCTGCTCAGTGGTATACCTTTACTGCGTCTGCATTCTCTGGACCTATGCAGAGTATCCCAGTTTCAATTACCTGTCAGACTGACCCCAGAG gtGTCATAGCGGGTGTAACATCTCTTCTGCTGGTCATTCTCATCCTCTGTATTGGTATCTTTATATGGCATCACAAGACAAATATATCCAG TTTGTTTGAATCCTCAAATGAGACCAAAGTATCCAGTAATAAGTACAA aCCAATTCCCCTGAAGAACTTTCCAATGCACTTTAGCTCAATGAGCTGTGATGAGAACCGTGGTTTCAGTGCAGAATATGAG GATTTAAGTACAGTGGGTGCAGATCAGAGTTGTACTGTGGCTACACTTCCTGAAAACAAGGGCAAAAACCGATTTACCAATGTTCTAGCCT ATGATTCATCTCGTGTGAAACTTGCTGCAAATCCTGGCTCTGATTCTGACTACATTAATGCTAACTACATTCAT GGTTATGGCAAGAAAAATAAGCAGTACATTGCTGCTCAGGGTCCCAACCCCTCCACTGTCAATGACTTCTGGAGAATGGTGTGGGAGCAGAAGTCTTCAgccattgttatgctgaccaACTGTACTGAGGGAGGAAAG ATTAAATGTGAGCATTATTGGCCAATGGACTACATGCCCTGCCTCTATGGAAAACTTATGGTCACTATCCAATCGGAGCAGAAAGAGAGTTGCTGGATTCAACGAGAATTTGTTCTCAGAAAT GAATCTTCCTCTGAGGAGCAAGCAGTAACACACTTCCATTTCACAGCATGGTCTGATCATGGAGTTCCTATAAGAACAGAAGAGCTGATTCAATTCCGTTGGATAGTCCGTAAGCACATCGAGACCTTCCCATTTAGTGGACCTACAGTGGTACACTGCAG TGCTGGAGTGGGTAGGACAGGTACTCTAATCGCCCTTGACATGTTACTGCAGCAGATGGACAAAGAGGAAGTGGTTAACATTGCTGATTGTGTACATCGCATGAGGCTTAACCGGCCTCTCATGGTACAGACTCAG